AAATTGTTGGTACCCCATCTGACGAGCCAGATCAGCAATAATAAATAAAAATTCAAATACTATAAAAACAGGCTTCTTCGGTAAACGAAGGGGCCTGTTTTGTTTTGAGGGATTTAATTTGAGCATGGGTTTTCCGCGCAATTGAAATACTTCAAAACATTTATCGCCCTACCGGTATTGTTATTAAACACGATAACAAATACAGATATGGAAAATCACGATCATAGCGCAATCATTCAAAAGTTGTTGAATTGCGTAGCAGCATGCGAAAACTGTGCAACAGCGTGTTTAAGTGAAGACGATGTACAAATGATGACAGACTGCATCCGGCTGGACCGAGACTGCGCCGATATTTGCGCCCTGGCCGCACGCCTGTTACAGCGGGATTCGGTAATAGCTCATCAGTACCTGGTGTTATGCGAAGAAATTTGCCGCCTTTGCGCAGCCGAATGCGGTAAACATAACCACGATCATTGTCGACAATGTGCCCAGGCCTGCCTGGTTTGTGCCGAAGCTTGTCATGAACACCATCAGCCAGTTACGCAGGATTAATAGTTGCTACCACATCAATTCAATTAAAACAACAAAGGCGAACTACCAGGATTTACCTGCATAGTGCGCCTTTGTTTTGTAAATGGACTTTGGGGTTAAAACGAGTTTAAGATTTCTTCCCGGCATTAAACCCAAACGGAACTACCACTTTAAAGCTGATGTTACGCCCCATGTTAAAAATACCAGGACGAACGCCCTGTGGTACGGTTGGATTATCAAAATACTTTAGCCTGCTCATGTTTGATTGGTAATTAACGTTGGCCAGGTTGTTACCTTCAATAAATAATTTAATTATCGGTTGACCTGTCTTGTTCACAATATTGCCACCAAAACCGGCGCTTAGCAAGTTATAGCCCGGCGTATAGGTTTCTGTTCCATAAGCCGAAAAGAAACGGCTTTGGGCGCTGTAGTGGTCGAAACCAACAAATACGTATAGGTTCTTGAAATCGCCAAAACCGCCGTTGAGGGTGCCCCGCAGTTCAGAATGAGTGTGCAGTGGCGGTATAAATGGCAGGTATTTCAAACTATCTGCAACGGGGCCTCCGTTACCCTTGTTTTCGCCATAGGTCAGGCTCATAGCATTTTCAAAATGCAGCCACGAAATAGGGTGCAGATCTACATTTACCTCGCCGCCATAAATACGGGCCTTGCTTTGTACATAGGTAAAAGTTGTATAACCCTGGGTGTATACCGGGCTGCCATCCGGATTTAAGATCTGTTGCTGGTAAATGTAATTGGAGATATCGTTATTAAACAATTCAATACTGGCTGTTACATTGGGCAGCGTTAAAAACGTGCCTATATCTTCCTGTAAGCTAAACTCCGGCTTAAAGTTTTTATCGCCGATATGGTAAATCTGCGAGCCCGGATCTGGCCCGTTGGCCGATATCTCTGCAATACTTGGCGCCCTGAAACCACGCGAAATATTCGCCTTTACTAAAAATGCGTCAGATACATTGTAAGTAGCGCCAAAACTGCCCGAAAAACCCCGGAAAGTTTTATTGAAAGCATCAAACTGTGTTTTTACATTTGGTGTAGATGTTGGGTTTGCGCCGGTATATAACTGCGGAAAACCATTTGCACCCAGAGTATCCACATAAGCGGCGCTGCTGCTAAATGACCGGTTATCAAACCTTGCGCCCGCCGACAGATCAAGCTTGCCATAGCTTTTCTTTACTACAAAAAACGGCCCTATGTCAAACTGGTGATATGCCGGGATAGGGAAATCGGTAGCATCGCCAATAGTATTATTTTGATATTGCCCATTGATGCCCAACGTAGTTTCATAATCGTTCCCCAGGTTAAAGTTGTATTTAACATCATAGGTATAAGTAGTTAAATGCAGGTTAAGCCCTGCAATATCACCAGCCTGGGGGTGGGTATACTCACGCCTGTGGCTGTATTGGTAGCCCAGGTTTACAACCAGGTTACCATCTCCAAGCCTGAAGTTGCTGTTGTTGTATATTCGATAAAGCTGCACATGCTGGTGCAGGGTAGGAATCGTATAACTATTTAGCACAGATTGGGGTACTATGGGCCGGAAGGCATCATCCTCGGTTATCTGGCGGGTAAACTGGCGGGTTAATGAATCGCGGCTGCCGTCGGGGATGGATTGCTCGTCGTCAAATACCGAGGCGTTCAGGTACGACGTACCCCATGATTTATTTAAGCCCACCATTACACGGGCGTCCTTTTCTTTATAGTTGGTACCATAAACCCGGCCATCGTGCTGATTCTGGTAATTTTTGCCCTCTTTGGCCGATACAACAGTTCCCCATACAAGGCCATTTTGATTGCCCTGCAAACGGAACGATCCGTTCAACAAGCCCTGGTTGGTGCCATAAATCCCTTGCACCGAACCGGCTATAGTGCCTTCGGGAACTGGTGACGGCGAAATCAAATTCACCACCCCGCCAATGGCATCCGAACCGTAGGTTAAACTGGCCGGGCCTTTTATTACCTCCACACGGTCAACCGAGTTTTGGTCAACCTCAATACCATGCTCATCGCCCCATTGCTGGCCTTCCTGGCGTATGCCATCCATCAGCGTAATTACCCGGTTATACCCAAGGCCATGAATAAAGGGTTTAGATACGTTTGGCCCTGTTGTAACGGCACTTACACCCGGCAGCGTAGCTATCTGGTCAATAATATTGCCCGATGCCGCACGCTGCTCTAAATAGGCCTTACCAACAGCCAGCATTGGCACGGGGCTGCGCTTTATTTCGGTGGCCTTGCTTACGCCGGTTATAACAACCTCGCCGGCTTCAACAGATGATGTTTGCATTTTTACATCGTACACCTTTGTTTTTGAAAAATCAACGCGTTGGTTGATGGTTAGGTAACCAATATAACTTACCTGTACCAGGTAAATGCCTTTAGGGATATTGTTAAACGTATACTTGCCATCTGCACCGGTAACTGCGCCTTTACGTAAATCGGGGATGGTAATAGTGGCGCCAATAATGGGTTTGCCGTCCGCCTTATCGGTAATGGTGCCGGATAATGTTCCGACAACATCTTCGGGCAAGTTTTTAAGAATATGGGGGGCAATATGTGCCTGTGCACCAAAACCTAAAAATAATAATATATAGAAGCTAATCAGCTTTAATTTCATAACAAGAATGGAGTGTAAATCAATAAAATACCGCTCATAAAACGGCTTTCTTCGTAAAAAATGATAACAGGATGGAATTGTTACGAAAGCACCGGCGGGGCACGACCGGCAGCCAGTACCAGCGAAAAGTTTACAAAATCATAGTCGCAAGCCTTAAAAACATGCATCACCGCTGTTTGGTGCGTTGCATATAAAGCATTATCAACTACCGCGAAGTTGTGGTGCATAGCATCGCACATATCGCATTTTTCTTTAACTGTTTGTTGTGGATGGGTATTGGATACAGATACCGATTTTGAAATACCTTTTAACAAATGATGCTGGTGCGTATAAACCATATACTGCCCTGCAATAAAGCAAACCAGTAACAGCCACGAGTAAATAATATTTACTTTGTTTTTCTTCACGTCAACACCCTTTTTGCAGGATATAGCAAAAGTAAGCATTTAAACGGGCAATTTAATGCAACATTGTAACAATTGTGATAAGTTCGTGGTTGATGGTCCATAGATCATGGCCGCTTCGCCTGTTGCCTGTTCCTCATATCTGCGTTTGATCAAACAAAAAGCCATTTGGCGATCCGGAGTCTATTACGTTGATAACATTTTGCCATGATCAATGAACCATCAACCATGAACTAAGCTATCTTTGCTGATATGAAACCGGCAGAAATTAATATAAAGTGGGGTGCGTTGCAAAACCGTATTGCCGAAGATTTTGATAACGAGAAACCCGATATAAAAGTACTATTGTTTTTAATTGGCGTTCAGGAACTTGGCCAGGGGCCGCGCAAATTCAGCAAACGTCAGAAAGAAGAACTGATGCATATTGCCAACTGTAAGCTCATGAGCATGATGGGTTTTTACGAACTGGAAGGCCTTGACCAGGATGGCTGGCCGCACTGGAAACTTGTTAAAGTTATTCCTAATTATACCATGCTGGAGCAGGAAATGCTCATAAAATCATTAATCATTACTTATTTTGAAGAGCTGGGGGTAATATAAGTTGCTGGTTTTAAACGTTGTCCCTGTCACTTACCGTTGGCACATCTTTCCAACGCCCTTTTGCATCATTTCAGCAATCGTTCGTTTTGGTTATTTATTGTAACTAATTGATTTTTAATACACTAACGCGGCGATTGTACCTTTTGCGTTTCCTCATTTTTTAAATGCGTCGATCAATAAATGCAACGGTAAGCACGCTGCAAAATCCAATAAGCTACAAGTTTTTTCTAAAAACGGTAGATAATAATTGTCAGGAATCCGCTTTTAAAAATTGTCTTATCCCGGCTGATACTAAATCAGGCTGCTCGTTAAAGGCATCGTGCGCGGCCATCGGGATAATAAATACCGATGCGTTTTTTACAATCCCCTCCAGTTCGGCAACATCGGTTAGTTTGGTCAGGTGGTCCTTATCGCCCCGGCTTATCAATAGCGGACCGGTATATTTACTAATATGCTCGTTGGGATGGCCCGATGATGTGTTATCAATCCACATTTTTTTTACGGCACTGGCCAGCTTTTCAAAATCGGCTTCTGGGTTCAGTTTATTATAAAGCTGCACCGTGGCCGGGAATTTATCGGCCCAGCTTTTGGCGGTCAATCGTTCATATAGCGGCCTGTTGGACTCCCTGTTTTTGTTATGCCAGCTTGAGCCTATAGTAACCAGTTTTTGAATTTTAAGGTTGCTGAAAGCAGCCAGCCGGTAAGCCGCAATACCGCCATCGCTAAAGCCCAAAATGCTTAAGATTTCTATATTTAAATGCTGCAAAACCAGTTCGGCATCTTTTTGCAGGCGTTCGTACGTAAGGTCTTGTGTACCCAGGGTTGATTTACCGTGCCCGCGGCTATCTATGCCAACAAGGGTAAACGCCCGGTAAAGTTCCGGGTAAATGGCACTCATATCTTCCAGTGTGCCAAAACCGCCATGCATCACCAGTAATATAGGTTTACCGCTGGTGCCTGCCACTTCGTAGTATATCCGGGCATCGCCTATAGCCAGGTATTGGCCCGACTGATGATCAAATGCTTTCATGTACTTTTAACAACGGTTTTTAGGGATGGTTTGTGATGATAAAGGGGTTTTGACGCAGCCCGCATTTTAAAATATCCGCTGCTGTATCACCCCCATAAAAGCATCTTTAAATTTCTCGCTGATGGGTATCTGCTTGCCGGCTATATAAATGTGGTTGTCCATTATTTTGTTAAGCTGGCGGGTGTTTACAATGTAGGAGTTGTGAACGCGTACAAATGGCGGCGATAGCTGTTCGTCAATATCTTTTATGCGGCGGTATATAAGCAGCTGTTCGGTACTGGTTACCAGGCGTACGTACTCCTTTTGCCCTTCAAAATACTGGATATCATCCAGCAGAATTTTGCGCAGCTCCTTGCCCGATTTTACAAAAAAGTATTCGTTGCCAACGGCGGGTGGCGCTTTTTCGTTGCCCTGGTTTTTTGTAAAATAGGCCTCAATTTTTAACTGCGCGGCCAAAAAACGTTCAAGCGTTATCGGCTTCAATAAATAATCGATGGTTTGGAAGGTATAACTTTCGGCAGCGTACTGCGAGTAGGCGGTGGTGAAAACAATTTTGGTGTCTTTTGATAGCAGGCCGGCCAGCTCCATTCCCGTAAGCTGCGGCATGTTGATATCCAGGAAAATAAAATCGGCCTTTTGTTCCTTTAAAAAAGCCATAGCTTCCAAAGCATCGTAGCATTTGGCCAGCAGCCCCCATTTGGTGTACTGGCCAACCATTATTTCCAGCAGCTTAACTGCGTTTGGCTCATCGTCGATAATTATGCAGCTTAAATTCATGCTAATGGAATTTTTAAAAAGGCCGTAAACATTTCTTCGCCATCGATGATGGTGAGTTCAAATTTATTGCCGTATAACAGTTCAAGCCGTTTGCGCAAATTCTGGATCCCGAAACCGCCGGCGGCATCAGCTTTTTGATTAAAAATACGGTTTTTGGTTTCAAATGTAAGGTAGCGGCCTTGCTGTACCAGCGCCAGTTCAATTTTATTGTCGATGCTGGCCTTATCAATGCCGTGCTTGAAAATATTTTCGACAAAGGTCATGAGCAGCATGGGTGGTATTTGCAGGTGCGGGCTGCAATCCTGTATAAAACTGATGTCTATCTCATGCCTGATCCGGATTTTTTCCAGTGCGACGTAGTTTTCCAAAAACTGGATCTCGGTGTTGATGGAAACCTCATCTTTAGGGCTTTCGTCCACAAAATAGCGCATAATGTTTGATAGCTGCTCTACCAGTTTGGCCGTGCGGGGCGAATCGACATAAGCCTCGTAATAAATATTATTGAGGGTATTGAACAGGAAATGCGGCTGCACCTGCGATTTAAGCAAGTTTAGCTCGGCCTGGCTTTTTTGTACCAGTATTTTTTCTGATTGTTGTTTAATTTCGAAGTAAGCCAGCGCTATCCTGAAAATAAAGCTGAGCAAATAGGTCATGAACCCGGCCACCACAAAATTAAGCATCATGCTAAAAGTCATCTTTTCGGGGTGGCTGGCAAAAAACGTGTTGTACGAGTACATGATTAAAAAGCCACGCGCCACACCGCCAATAACCAGTAACAGCACCACATAAATTACATACTGTACCCGGTGTCCTTTTTCATAAAAGCGGGGATACAGAAACTTAATGTTGCCATAAATAACCAGCAGGTAAAACGCCACACTAATCACCGTAAAAACGCTGGCATGGTTAAACCCATCAACCGGCAGTATCGAAAAAAAGATGATAAAAAACACCGCTATCCATATCACCCATTGCAGGCGTGTAAGCGTGGGCATGTTTTTAATGAAATTCATTTTTAAATGTACAAAGCTTTTTGTTTTGGGCAGATGATTTTCAACCAAAAGGGCTCAATATTCAACCAATTACTTGTGTGCCCATGTTGCGGCAGTTGAGATAATAGGGGCAAGCATTAAAAATAACGGGGCAAGGGTTGAAATCATTTGCCCTTGTTGTTAATAAAACCAAGCTTTATTTATTCAATTTTTCAACCGCACCTTTAAAGCTTATACAATGAAAAAATTACTGATTGCCGCCCTTATGGCGGTTATTACTCAACTTGCTTTTACCGGCCTTGCCCACGCGCAGCTGCTTACATCAACACCAAGCGGGGGCAATAAAAAAGCATCCGTTACCGAAATGATAGGCATTACCGATGTAACCATTAACTATAGCCGCCCGCATGTGAACAAGCGCGACGGACATATTTGGGGCGAGCTTGTTTACAACGGCTATGCCGACCTGGGTTTTGGTACATCAAAAGCAGCACCGTGGCGGGCCGGTGCCAACGAAAACACCACCATCGAATTTTCTACCGATGTAAAGGTGGAAGGCCAGCCCTTAGCCGCCGGTAAGTATGGTTTTTTTATTGCCTACGGCGCCGATGAGAGTACGCTGATATTTTCAAAAAACGCCACTTCATGGGGCAGTTTCTTTTATAACCAGGCCGAGGATGTGTTGCGCGTAAAAGTAAAACCGGTACCGGCGGCCGCCAGTGTGGAGTGGCTTAAATACGAGTTTGCCGACCAAACCCCAACCAGCGCCGTAATTCAGTTACAATGGGAAAAATTAGTAATTCCGTTTAAGGTTGACGTTGATCTGCCGGCCACACAGCTTGCCGTATTCAGGAATGAACTGCGTACCAACAAAGGATTTAACTGGGAAAGCTGGGAA
The genomic region above belongs to Mucilaginibacter sp. KACC 22773 and contains:
- a CDS encoding four-helix bundle copper-binding protein; translated protein: MENHDHSAIIQKLLNCVAACENCATACLSEDDVQMMTDCIRLDRDCADICALAARLLQRDSVIAHQYLVLCEEICRLCAAECGKHNHDHCRQCAQACLVCAEACHEHHQPVTQD
- a CDS encoding TonB-dependent receptor; its protein translation is MKLKLISFYILLFLGFGAQAHIAPHILKNLPEDVVGTLSGTITDKADGKPIIGATITIPDLRKGAVTGADGKYTFNNIPKGIYLVQVSYIGYLTINQRVDFSKTKVYDVKMQTSSVEAGEVVITGVSKATEIKRSPVPMLAVGKAYLEQRAASGNIIDQIATLPGVSAVTTGPNVSKPFIHGLGYNRVITLMDGIRQEGQQWGDEHGIEVDQNSVDRVEVIKGPASLTYGSDAIGGVVNLISPSPVPEGTIAGSVQGIYGTNQGLLNGSFRLQGNQNGLVWGTVVSAKEGKNYQNQHDGRVYGTNYKEKDARVMVGLNKSWGTSYLNASVFDDEQSIPDGSRDSLTRQFTRQITEDDAFRPIVPQSVLNSYTIPTLHQHVQLYRIYNNSNFRLGDGNLVVNLGYQYSHRREYTHPQAGDIAGLNLHLTTYTYDVKYNFNLGNDYETTLGINGQYQNNTIGDATDFPIPAYHQFDIGPFFVVKKSYGKLDLSAGARFDNRSFSSSAAYVDTLGANGFPQLYTGANPTSTPNVKTQFDAFNKTFRGFSGSFGATYNVSDAFLVKANISRGFRAPSIAEISANGPDPGSQIYHIGDKNFKPEFSLQEDIGTFLTLPNVTASIELFNNDISNYIYQQQILNPDGSPVYTQGYTTFTYVQSKARIYGGEVNVDLHPISWLHFENAMSLTYGENKGNGGPVADSLKYLPFIPPLHTHSELRGTLNGGFGDFKNLYVFVGFDHYSAQSRFFSAYGTETYTPGYNLLSAGFGGNIVNKTGQPIIKLFIEGNNLANVNYQSNMSRLKYFDNPTVPQGVRPGIFNMGRNISFKVVVPFGFNAGKKS
- a CDS encoding alpha/beta fold hydrolase gives rise to the protein MKAFDHQSGQYLAIGDARIYYEVAGTSGKPILLVMHGGFGTLEDMSAIYPELYRAFTLVGIDSRGHGKSTLGTQDLTYERLQKDAELVLQHLNIEILSILGFSDGGIAAYRLAAFSNLKIQKLVTIGSSWHNKNRESNRPLYERLTAKSWADKFPATVQLYNKLNPEADFEKLASAVKKMWIDNTSSGHPNEHISKYTGPLLISRGDKDHLTKLTDVAELEGIVKNASVFIIPMAAHDAFNEQPDLVSAGIRQFLKADS
- a CDS encoding LytR/AlgR family response regulator transcription factor — encoded protein: MNLSCIIIDDEPNAVKLLEIMVGQYTKWGLLAKCYDALEAMAFLKEQKADFIFLDINMPQLTGMELAGLLSKDTKIVFTTAYSQYAAESYTFQTIDYLLKPITLERFLAAQLKIEAYFTKNQGNEKAPPAVGNEYFFVKSGKELRKILLDDIQYFEGQKEYVRLVTSTEQLLIYRRIKDIDEQLSPPFVRVHNSYIVNTRQLNKIMDNHIYIAGKQIPISEKFKDAFMGVIQQRIF
- a CDS encoding sensor histidine kinase; translation: MNFIKNMPTLTRLQWVIWIAVFFIIFFSILPVDGFNHASVFTVISVAFYLLVIYGNIKFLYPRFYEKGHRVQYVIYVVLLLVIGGVARGFLIMYSYNTFFASHPEKMTFSMMLNFVVAGFMTYLLSFIFRIALAYFEIKQQSEKILVQKSQAELNLLKSQVQPHFLFNTLNNIYYEAYVDSPRTAKLVEQLSNIMRYFVDESPKDEVSINTEIQFLENYVALEKIRIRHEIDISFIQDCSPHLQIPPMLLMTFVENIFKHGIDKASIDNKIELALVQQGRYLTFETKNRIFNQKADAAGGFGIQNLRKRLELLYGNKFELTIIDGEEMFTAFLKIPLA
- a CDS encoding DUF2911 domain-containing protein, with the translated sequence MKKLLIAALMAVITQLAFTGLAHAQLLTSTPSGGNKKASVTEMIGITDVTINYSRPHVNKRDGHIWGELVYNGYADLGFGTSKAAPWRAGANENTTIEFSTDVKVEGQPLAAGKYGFFIAYGADESTLIFSKNATSWGSFFYNQAEDVLRVKVKPVPAAASVEWLKYEFADQTPTSAVIQLQWEKLVIPFKVDVDLPATQLAVFRNELRTNKGFNWESWEQAAAFCAQNKTNLEEGLLWADTATSVNFGGNQVFQTWKTKAAILSNLGRSAEATATMKTALPFADVNDLYFYGKSLIAENKGQEALEVFKLDYQKHPDEFLTNTGMARGYMAVGDNKKALPYALKAQKQVVGKINKDTIDKMVATLQAAK